The following proteins are co-located in the Echinicola sp. 20G genome:
- the rplU gene encoding 50S ribosomal protein L21 produces MYAIVNIAGKQFKVTKDQFVYAPKLQGDVDASVEFDEVLLADDNGTVSVGAPTLAGAKVTGKILDHVKGDKVIVFKKKRRKGYKKKNGHRQEFTKLLIENITL; encoded by the coding sequence ATGTACGCAATAGTTAACATAGCAGGAAAGCAGTTCAAAGTAACTAAAGATCAATTTGTCTATGCACCAAAGTTGCAAGGCGATGTTGACGCTTCCGTTGAATTCGATGAGGTATTGTTGGCAGATGACAACGGTACAGTATCGGTAGGTGCCCCTACATTGGCTGGCGCCAAGGTGACAGGAAAAATTCTTGATCATGTAAAAGGTGACAAAGTAATCGTCTTCAAAAAGAAAAGAAGAAAAGGTTACAAAAAGAAAAACGGTCACAGACAAGAATTCACTAAATTACTTATTGAAAACATTACACTATAA
- the coaE gene encoding dephospho-CoA kinase (Dephospho-CoA kinase (CoaE) performs the final step in coenzyme A biosynthesis.), whose product MTDQKPLLIGITGGIGAGKSTAAKIFSVLGIPVYSADDRAKWLMAHNETLRKEIQDTFGKEAFLPDGSLNKLYLANEVFSDEQKTKKINSLVHPAVKSDFEFWASKQNTPYVLKEAALLFETGSYKELNKIINVSAPVKLRVSRVLMRDPQRSEEQINAIIDRQLPDTDKNNLADFIIKNTENQQLIPQVLKIHNELLLLN is encoded by the coding sequence ATGACTGATCAAAAACCATTATTGATTGGCATTACCGGAGGTATTGGCGCAGGAAAATCTACTGCTGCTAAAATTTTTTCCGTTTTAGGAATCCCCGTTTACTCGGCTGATGATCGGGCAAAGTGGCTTATGGCGCATAATGAAACCTTAAGAAAAGAAATACAAGACACTTTCGGTAAAGAAGCCTTTCTCCCTGACGGAAGTTTGAACAAACTCTATTTGGCCAATGAGGTCTTTTCTGACGAACAGAAGACAAAAAAAATCAATAGTTTGGTCCACCCTGCGGTCAAATCAGATTTCGAATTCTGGGCATCTAAACAAAATACACCATATGTACTCAAGGAAGCTGCCCTTCTTTTTGAAACAGGTTCTTATAAAGAACTAAATAAAATCATCAATGTAAGCGCTCCTGTAAAGCTTCGTGTTAGTCGGGTTCTCATGCGAGATCCACAGCGTTCAGAGGAGCAAATCAATGCGATTATTGATCGACAATTGCCAGATACCGATAAAAATAATTTGGCGGACTTTATAATTAAGAATACGGAAAACCAACAACTGATACCACAAGTCCTAAAGATACACAATGAGCTGTTGCTCCTGAATTGA
- a CDS encoding DUF1573 domain-containing protein, with amino-acid sequence MKYLFLPAIFLAGSLFVSSCETKNKEKIAELEQKIAKLEEDQNSAMAKPSNVQSVAKIDPSTLGSFKFDEMEYDFGTINQGKVVEHIFKFKNDGKSPLVISNIQASCGCTTPDWTKEPIKPGEEGHVKVSFNSAGKAGAQSPTVTITANTSPSVTRLKLKGTVNTNTTASKTVGPVKK; translated from the coding sequence ATGAAATATTTATTCTTGCCTGCAATCTTCCTTGCAGGTTCTCTTTTTGTATCAAGTTGTGAAACAAAAAACAAAGAGAAAATAGCAGAACTAGAACAAAAAATTGCCAAACTGGAAGAAGATCAAAATAGCGCCATGGCAAAGCCCAGCAATGTGCAAAGCGTAGCCAAAATCGATCCTTCTACCTTAGGCAGCTTTAAGTTTGATGAAATGGAATATGACTTCGGCACCATCAACCAGGGAAAAGTCGTAGAACACATATTCAAGTTCAAAAATGACGGCAAATCACCACTGGTCATTTCCAATATCCAGGCCTCTTGTGGATGTACCACTCCAGACTGGACCAAGGAACCTATCAAGCCAGGAGAAGAAGGTCATGTAAAAGTAAGCTTTAACTCTGCTGGAAAAGCAGGAGCCCAAAGCCCTACAGTAACCATCACAGCCAACACTTCTCCAAGTGTGACCAGATTAAAATTAAAAGGAACCGTTAATACAAATACCACAGCCAGCAAAACCGTTGGCCCGGTGAAAAAGTAA
- a CDS encoding ribonucleoside-diphosphate reductase subunit alpha, which yields MLVIKRDGRRESVRFDKITTRIENLCDGLDSRYIQPIEVAKKVIDGLYDGVTTSELDNLAAEVCASLTVKHPEYAILAARIAISNLHKTTSQSFSNTMKRLYTYVNPKTGENAALIAPDVYGIVKKYAARLDEVIDYSRDFNYDFFGYKTLEKSYLIKLDDKVVERPQHMLMRVAIGIHKEDIDAAIETYTLLSEKWFTHATPTLFNAGTPKPQLSSCFLLSMKDDSIDGIYDTLKQCAKISQSAGGIGLAIHNVRAKGSYIRGTNGVSNGIVPMLRNFDMTARYVDQGGGKRKGSFAIYLEPWHADIKDFLELKKNHGKEEMRARDLFYALWISDLFMKRVEANEEWSLFCPNEAPGLSECYGEEFEKLYEKYEKEGRARETVKAQELWFEVLESQIETGTPYMLYKDAANSKSNQKNLGTIKSSNLCTEIMEYTSPDEVAVCNLASIALPKFIKTDSQGKKSFDHQKLYEITKVATKNLNKVIDINYYPVEEARRSNFRHRPIGIGVQGLADAFIMLRMPFDSEEAQGLNEDIFETIYFAAMETSMELAKVHGTYETYEGSPVSEGKFQFDLWGVTPKSGRWNWDDLKARVAKYGVRNSLLVAPMPTASTSQILGNNECFEPYTSNIYTRRTLSGEFVVVNKHLMKDLIRLGLWNDNMKNRLIAANGSVQAMPEVPQNIKDLYKTVWEISQKVVINMAADRGAYICQSQSMNVFMQEPNFGKLTSMHFYAWKKGLKTGMYYLRSKAATSAIQFTVDKSNLNSTPQPTQPNADQSKSHNQDAIACSLDNPDDCEMCGS from the coding sequence ATGTTAGTAATTAAAAGAGACGGTAGAAGAGAATCAGTTAGATTCGATAAAATTACCACAAGAATAGAAAACCTTTGTGACGGATTGGACTCCCGCTACATTCAGCCGATTGAAGTCGCCAAAAAGGTGATCGATGGACTTTATGACGGAGTTACCACTTCTGAGCTTGACAACCTTGCTGCAGAGGTCTGTGCTTCCCTTACAGTGAAGCACCCTGAATATGCAATTCTAGCAGCGAGGATTGCCATCTCCAACCTGCACAAAACCACTAGTCAGTCTTTTTCTAATACCATGAAAAGACTGTATACCTATGTCAACCCTAAAACCGGTGAAAACGCGGCTTTAATCGCTCCTGACGTTTATGGGATTGTTAAAAAATATGCCGCTAGATTGGATGAAGTAATTGATTACAGCAGGGACTTCAACTACGATTTCTTCGGTTATAAGACTTTAGAGAAAAGTTACCTGATCAAACTGGACGATAAGGTTGTAGAAAGACCTCAGCACATGTTGATGAGAGTGGCCATCGGTATCCATAAGGAAGATATTGATGCAGCAATTGAAACTTACACCTTGCTTTCAGAGAAATGGTTTACACATGCTACACCTACACTCTTTAATGCCGGTACACCAAAACCTCAATTATCCTCTTGCTTCTTGCTAAGCATGAAAGACGATAGTATCGATGGAATTTATGACACCTTGAAACAATGTGCCAAGATCTCCCAGTCTGCTGGAGGTATTGGTCTTGCTATTCATAATGTCAGGGCAAAAGGCTCTTACATCCGTGGCACAAACGGTGTATCCAACGGTATCGTTCCGATGCTGAGAAACTTCGACATGACAGCACGTTATGTTGACCAAGGTGGTGGTAAGAGAAAAGGAAGCTTTGCGATTTACTTGGAACCATGGCATGCGGATATCAAGGATTTCTTGGAATTGAAGAAAAACCACGGTAAAGAAGAGATGAGAGCCCGTGACCTTTTCTACGCACTTTGGATATCTGACCTTTTCATGAAGAGAGTTGAGGCAAACGAAGAATGGTCTTTGTTCTGTCCAAACGAAGCTCCTGGACTATCTGAATGCTACGGGGAAGAATTTGAAAAACTTTACGAAAAATACGAGAAAGAAGGCCGCGCCAGAGAAACTGTAAAAGCGCAAGAACTTTGGTTTGAGGTTTTGGAATCTCAAATAGAAACAGGTACACCTTACATGTTATATAAGGATGCTGCCAATAGCAAGTCAAACCAAAAGAACTTGGGAACCATCAAGTCTTCCAACCTGTGTACAGAAATCATGGAGTACACTTCTCCTGATGAAGTAGCGGTTTGTAACTTGGCCTCTATCGCATTGCCTAAATTTATCAAAACAGATAGCCAGGGCAAAAAGTCTTTTGACCACCAAAAGCTCTACGAAATCACCAAGGTGGCCACCAAGAACCTTAACAAGGTAATTGATATCAATTACTACCCAGTAGAAGAAGCAAGAAGATCCAACTTCAGACACCGTCCAATTGGAATCGGTGTTCAAGGACTTGCCGATGCCTTCATCATGTTGAGAATGCCTTTTGACTCTGAAGAAGCCCAAGGCTTAAACGAAGATATATTCGAGACCATTTACTTCGCAGCCATGGAAACTTCTATGGAACTGGCAAAAGTACATGGCACTTACGAAACCTATGAAGGTTCTCCTGTTTCTGAAGGCAAATTCCAATTTGACCTTTGGGGAGTAACGCCTAAATCCGGCAGATGGAACTGGGACGACCTAAAAGCAAGAGTAGCCAAATACGGTGTAAGAAACTCTCTTTTGGTTGCACCAATGCCTACAGCTTCCACTTCTCAAATCCTTGGAAACAATGAGTGCTTTGAGCCATACACTTCAAACATTTACACCAGAAGAACACTTTCAGGTGAATTCGTTGTGGTCAACAAACACCTGATGAAAGATTTGATCAGATTAGGCTTATGGAATGATAATATGAAGAACCGACTCATTGCCGCTAATGGCTCTGTCCAAGCAATGCCTGAAGTTCCTCAAAACATCAAAGACCTTTATAAAACAGTTTGGGAAATCTCTCAAAAAGTGGTCATCAATATGGCTGCTGATCGAGGTGCTTACATTTGTCAGTCTCAAAGCATGAACGTCTTCATGCAAGAACCTAACTTCGGCAAATTGACATCCATGCACTTCTATGCTTGGAAAAAAGGACTTAAGACCGGAATGTATTATTTGAGATCCAAAGCTGCCACTAGTGCCATCCAGTTCACTGTGGACAAGTCAAACTTGAATAGCACACCACAACCAACACAGCCAAATGCTGATCAGTCCAAATCCCACAATCAAGATGCAATTGCATGTTCATTGGACAATCCGGACGATTGTGAAATGTGCGGAAGCTAA
- a CDS encoding ABC transporter ATP-binding protein — protein sequence MSSLWRLNKYLYKYKGYLLLGILFTIISNIFVMIPAQLVRIAIDYVVESFSFYQMFEQGGGAEDIRSAFLDFIFVFGALILAMAFLRGFFLFLIRQTIIVMSRLIEYDLKNEIFEHYQKLPLSFYRKNSTGDLMARITEDVSRVRMYFGPALMYGINLIVLFPLVIGYMLTVNVPLTIYSLLPLPVLSISIYVVNNMINERSEKIQRSLSGLSTFVQESFSGIRVLKAFVREEDSSQNFETVSEEYKDKSISLTKVQSLFFPLIMGLIGVSTIITVYVGGNQVIEGAIGYGVIAEFILYVNMLTWPVTSLGWVTSIIQRAAASQTRINEFLDEENHIQSEEHLTLEVEGAISFNHLSFVYPDSGIQAIKDISFSIAPGESLAIIGTTGSGKSTLANLLMRMYDSTSGDILIDGKNIKAYDISHLRKNIGYVPQDVFLFSDTITNNIGFGLDKIPQEVVEQAAKDADVYQNIIDFPKGFNTKLGERGITLSGGQKQRVSIARAIAKDPAILLLDDCLSAVDTKTENVILNALKGIMEGRTSIIISHRVSSAKLADKIIVLDDGHLVEEGSHEVLMAQKGVYAELYEKQTSGEAMEE from the coding sequence GTGAGCTCACTCTGGAGACTGAATAAGTATTTGTATAAATATAAGGGATATCTCCTTTTAGGAATTCTCTTTACGATCATTTCCAACATTTTTGTGATGATTCCAGCACAGCTGGTGAGAATTGCTATCGATTACGTGGTGGAAAGCTTTAGCTTCTATCAAATGTTTGAGCAAGGCGGCGGGGCTGAAGACATCCGAAGTGCTTTCCTGGATTTTATTTTTGTATTTGGAGCCCTTATTCTGGCTATGGCTTTTTTAAGAGGTTTTTTCCTTTTCCTGATCAGACAGACCATAATTGTCATGTCAAGGTTGATAGAGTATGATCTTAAAAATGAGATTTTCGAGCACTATCAAAAGTTACCGCTAAGTTTCTATAGGAAAAACAGTACAGGTGATCTGATGGCAAGGATTACTGAGGATGTGAGCAGGGTAAGAATGTATTTTGGACCTGCATTGATGTATGGGATTAACTTGATAGTGCTATTCCCTTTGGTGATTGGCTATATGTTGACGGTAAATGTGCCTTTGACGATTTACTCTTTACTGCCTTTGCCAGTTCTGTCCATTAGTATTTATGTGGTAAACAATATGATCAATGAGCGCTCAGAAAAGATTCAGCGGAGTCTGTCTGGGCTGAGTACTTTTGTTCAAGAGTCTTTTTCCGGTATTCGGGTTTTAAAGGCTTTTGTGAGGGAAGAAGATAGTAGCCAAAATTTTGAAACGGTCAGTGAGGAGTACAAAGATAAATCTATCAGCCTTACCAAGGTTCAATCTTTGTTTTTTCCACTTATCATGGGCTTGATTGGTGTGAGTACCATCATTACAGTATATGTGGGAGGAAATCAGGTTATAGAAGGAGCAATAGGTTATGGGGTGATCGCCGAGTTTATTTTATATGTGAATATGCTTACTTGGCCGGTAACTTCATTGGGTTGGGTAACCAGTATCATCCAAAGGGCTGCAGCTTCACAGACTAGAATCAACGAGTTTTTGGATGAGGAAAATCATATTCAAAGTGAAGAGCACCTTACCTTAGAGGTAGAAGGTGCCATTTCTTTTAATCATTTGTCTTTTGTATATCCAGATTCAGGGATTCAAGCGATCAAGGATATTAGTTTCAGTATTGCACCTGGAGAATCTCTCGCCATTATTGGGACTACAGGTTCAGGAAAGTCCACTTTGGCGAATTTGTTAATGCGCATGTATGATAGTACTTCTGGGGATATTTTGATCGATGGAAAAAACATTAAAGCTTATGATATTTCTCACCTGAGAAAGAATATAGGTTACGTTCCACAAGATGTCTTTCTTTTTAGTGATACCATTACCAATAATATTGGTTTTGGTTTGGATAAAATACCGCAAGAGGTGGTAGAGCAAGCAGCCAAAGATGCAGATGTTTATCAAAATATTATAGACTTCCCCAAAGGCTTTAACACCAAACTTGGGGAAAGAGGGATTACATTGAGTGGTGGACAAAAGCAAAGAGTGTCCATTGCCAGGGCGATCGCTAAGGATCCAGCAATTTTATTACTGGATGATTGCCTTTCTGCCGTGGATACCAAAACTGAAAATGTAATTCTCAATGCCCTAAAAGGGATAATGGAAGGAAGGACCTCCATCATTATTTCTCACAGGGTTTCATCGGCGAAACTGGCTGATAAAATCATCGTTTTGGATGATGGACATTTGGTGGAAGAAGGTTCTCATGAAGTCCTAATGGCACAAAAAGGTGTTTATGCTGAACTTTATGAAAAGCAGACATCAGGGGAAGCAATGGAAGAATAA
- the nusB gene encoding transcription antitermination factor NusB gives MLNRRILRVKAFQNLYAYEQCKASNLNLAKDYVREAFMPDLNSMEVQDKPQLKKDAETTIALFSENLNNKSLIASGEHGTKIKSEAIKAVNLYHHNNQKDLEFLRKNMVSAAENIPQLYLNVIQILIGFSNHVKNEYERKRKLNQEHVSAFSGELNLAENKILDFLKNDPAFTSETIRQQADVEELELEIQEWFREYVKPWDKYQEYIKLSEPSKEDDLDILQDLIKKIIFKTEAILSYFSEKDLNWTENKAVVRSLAIKVLKNIDEGEEGEEYALPEIAINWEEDKEFFQNIFNLTIENDEENRALIAEKTKNWDIERVASTDKIIISMAITEMSFFPSIPVKVTINEYIDISKTYSTPKSKQFVNGLLDVLAKELTDQGKIRKSGRGLLDNK, from the coding sequence ATGTTAAACAGAAGAATACTTAGAGTTAAGGCCTTCCAAAACCTATATGCTTACGAGCAATGCAAGGCATCTAATCTAAATTTAGCCAAAGATTATGTAAGGGAAGCATTTATGCCAGACCTAAACAGCATGGAGGTTCAAGATAAACCGCAGCTAAAAAAAGATGCTGAAACTACTATTGCTCTTTTTTCCGAAAACCTGAACAACAAATCACTGATTGCTTCTGGTGAACATGGCACAAAAATCAAGTCTGAAGCCATCAAAGCCGTCAACCTGTACCACCATAACAACCAAAAAGACCTTGAATTCCTCAGGAAAAATATGGTGAGTGCGGCCGAAAACATCCCTCAGCTGTACCTTAATGTGATTCAAATCCTTATCGGTTTTAGCAATCATGTCAAAAATGAATACGAGCGAAAAAGAAAACTAAACCAAGAACACGTTTCTGCCTTTTCCGGAGAGCTCAATTTGGCAGAAAACAAAATCCTTGACTTCCTTAAAAACGACCCTGCTTTTACCAGCGAAACAATCCGTCAACAGGCAGATGTTGAAGAGCTGGAATTGGAGATTCAAGAGTGGTTTAGAGAATATGTCAAACCGTGGGACAAATATCAAGAATATATCAAACTTAGTGAACCTTCTAAGGAAGACGACTTGGATATTCTCCAGGACCTCATAAAAAAAATCATTTTCAAAACAGAAGCTATACTTAGTTATTTCTCTGAAAAAGACCTGAACTGGACTGAAAACAAAGCGGTAGTGCGAAGTTTGGCCATTAAGGTCCTGAAAAACATTGACGAAGGTGAAGAAGGTGAAGAATACGCCCTTCCAGAGATCGCTATAAACTGGGAAGAGGATAAGGAATTTTTCCAAAATATCTTTAACTTGACTATCGAAAATGACGAGGAAAACAGAGCGTTAATTGCGGAAAAAACCAAAAACTGGGACATTGAGCGAGTTGCCTCGACGGATAAAATCATTATCTCAATGGCTATCACAGAGATGTCGTTTTTCCCAAGTATCCCTGTGAAAGTGACGATCAATGAGTATATTGATATTTCTAAAACTTACAGTACCCCAAAAAGCAAGCAGTTTGTAAACGGGTTATTGGATGTTTTGGCGAAGGAGCTAACCGATCAAGGAAAAATCCGTAAAAGTGGACGTGGCCTTTTAGATAACAAGTAA
- a CDS encoding YbbR-like domain-containing protein: MSRFQKYFGKLQKKKASDIKVVALCVIAATTFWVLNALNKDNYSTVVSYPIEFQYNAEEYMAVKELPSEIKIEINGNGWDLFRKYFNFNVNPFAIELSNPDNQDYLLSSEYRRSLGEILAPTNLSAILTDTLKFDFDKIIESDLIVKIDTSTLELAPHHEYASEITIEPISVHVKGPESKIDALGDSLVLALNETGIQQSFNQSISIDMPEDLQPFIEFSPKNIQVTFDVVAFLEGNKRLKIREENFPKNVTLSRDVSSVLMNYRVDERKVSELRNVEFEGILNYRHRNKEDSTVTIEVLNLPDYIKSVEIEPNTFKLSYD, encoded by the coding sequence TTGAGTAGATTTCAAAAATACTTCGGGAAGCTTCAAAAAAAGAAAGCATCTGACATCAAAGTGGTGGCCCTCTGCGTAATAGCAGCCACCACTTTTTGGGTTTTGAATGCTTTGAACAAAGACAACTATTCCACAGTAGTCAGCTACCCCATTGAATTCCAGTACAATGCTGAAGAATACATGGCAGTCAAAGAACTGCCATCTGAAATCAAAATTGAAATCAATGGCAATGGTTGGGACCTTTTCAGGAAATATTTCAATTTCAATGTAAATCCATTTGCTATAGAGCTTTCCAATCCTGATAACCAGGACTATTTGCTTTCTTCCGAATACAGAAGAAGTCTGGGAGAAATCTTAGCTCCAACCAACCTTTCAGCAATTCTAACAGACACCTTGAAATTTGACTTTGACAAAATCATCGAAAGCGATCTAATTGTCAAAATCGACACATCAACTTTGGAACTTGCTCCTCATCATGAATATGCCAGTGAAATCACCATTGAACCCATATCAGTCCATGTAAAAGGGCCTGAATCTAAAATAGATGCCTTAGGAGACTCTTTAGTCTTAGCATTGAATGAAACAGGAATTCAACAAAGCTTTAACCAGTCAATCTCCATTGACATGCCTGAGGATTTACAACCATTCATTGAATTTTCTCCTAAAAACATTCAAGTGACTTTTGATGTCGTGGCATTTCTTGAAGGCAATAAAAGACTGAAAATAAGAGAGGAAAATTTCCCAAAAAATGTCACCCTTTCCAGGGATGTTTCATCCGTTCTCATGAACTATAGAGTAGACGAAAGAAAGGTTTCTGAGCTTAGGAACGTTGAGTTTGAAGGAATCCTCAATTATAGACACCGAAATAAAGAGGATAGCACTGTTACCATAGAAGTGTTGAACTTACCGGATTATATCAAGTCGGTAGAAATTGAACCAAATACTTTTAAATTAAGCTATGACTGA
- a CDS encoding YtxH domain-containing protein, which translates to MSKQSNSILAFVLGAGVGAALGVLFAPDSGNNTRDKLSYQLSKYKAELEDIIKDLMEGKDLPINEAKSEGKKVISEAKDKAENLLSDVNKLIDQINKEKN; encoded by the coding sequence ATGAGCAAACAAAGTAATTCTATTTTAGCTTTTGTACTCGGTGCGGGCGTAGGTGCTGCATTGGGGGTTTTATTTGCACCTGACTCAGGAAATAACACTAGAGACAAACTTTCTTACCAATTATCAAAATACAAAGCAGAACTTGAGGATATAATCAAAGACCTTATGGAAGGCAAAGACCTTCCGATAAATGAAGCCAAGTCTGAAGGTAAAAAAGTAATCTCAGAAGCTAAGGACAAAGCTGAAAACCTACTTAGTGATGTGAATAAGCTCATTGACCAAATCAATAAAGAAAAAAACTAA
- a CDS encoding ribonucleotide-diphosphate reductase subunit beta encodes MQKPEPILAQGDSSRFVLFPIQHDDIWDFYKKAEASFWTAEEIDLSQDPKDWKNMTADERHFISHVLAFFAASDGIVNENLAEHFVAEVQYTEAKFFYGFQIAMENIHSETYSLLIDTYIKDAGERDRLFNAIEHLDCVKKKAEWALRWIDKGNFQERLIAFAAVEGIFFSGSFCSIFWLKKRGLMPGLTFSNELISRDEGLHCDFACHLYTNHINNPLPKETVSEIIQDAVAIEKEFVTDALPVRLIGMNADLMCQYIEFVADRLLVELGCEKVWNSTNPFDFMDMISLQGKTNFFEKRVGDYQKAGVMKGKDASDSSKFSIEEDF; translated from the coding sequence ATGCAAAAACCGGAACCCATATTAGCACAAGGAGATAGTAGTAGATTTGTATTGTTCCCAATCCAGCACGACGACATTTGGGATTTTTACAAAAAAGCTGAAGCAAGTTTCTGGACAGCTGAAGAAATTGATCTTAGCCAGGATCCAAAAGACTGGAAAAACATGACTGCAGATGAACGTCATTTTATTTCACATGTCTTAGCCTTCTTTGCTGCAAGTGATGGCATAGTAAACGAAAACCTGGCCGAACACTTTGTCGCTGAAGTACAATATACAGAAGCAAAGTTCTTCTATGGCTTCCAAATTGCCATGGAAAACATCCATTCTGAAACTTACAGCTTGCTTATCGATACCTATATCAAGGATGCTGGTGAAAGAGACCGTTTGTTCAATGCAATCGAACACTTGGACTGCGTAAAGAAGAAAGCAGAATGGGCTTTAAGGTGGATTGACAAAGGGAATTTCCAAGAGCGCTTGATTGCATTTGCAGCAGTGGAAGGAATTTTCTTCTCTGGATCCTTCTGTTCTATCTTCTGGCTAAAGAAAAGAGGCTTGATGCCGGGTCTTACCTTCTCCAATGAGTTGATCTCAAGAGACGAAGGATTGCATTGCGACTTTGCATGTCATTTATACACTAACCACATCAACAATCCCCTTCCTAAAGAAACTGTATCTGAAATTATTCAAGATGCTGTAGCTATAGAAAAGGAATTCGTTACTGATGCCCTTCCAGTAAGGTTGATAGGAATGAATGCGGATTTGATGTGTCAATATATCGAGTTTGTGGCCGACAGGCTATTGGTAGAGTTGGGCTGTGAAAAGGTTTGGAACAGCACCAATCCGTTTGATTTTATGGACATGATTTCCCTTCAAGGAAAAACCAATTTCTTCGAGAAGCGTGTTGGTGATTATCAGAAGGCAGGTGTCATGAAAGGTAAAGACGCTTCTGATTCTTCTAAGTTTTCCATAGAAGAGGACTTTTAA
- the yajC gene encoding preprotein translocase subunit YajC — translation MISTILLQAQGAGGSGIYGQIFLFGGIILIMYFFMIRPQQKKQKDAKNFIDSIKKGDQVVTIGGIHAKVSSIEGDTVILELDRGFKIKVEKSAVSAEFSKKVNETK, via the coding sequence ATGATAAGTACAATATTATTACAAGCGCAAGGTGCCGGAGGAAGCGGCATTTATGGACAGATATTTCTTTTTGGCGGCATCATTTTGATCATGTATTTCTTCATGATCAGACCACAGCAGAAAAAGCAAAAAGACGCCAAAAACTTTATCGATTCCATTAAAAAAGGAGATCAAGTAGTAACCATCGGTGGAATTCACGCTAAAGTGAGCAGCATTGAAGGAGACACTGTCATCCTAGAATTGGACAGAGGTTTTAAAATCAAAGTTGAAAAATCAGCCGTATCCGCTGAATTCTCAAAAAAAGTCAACGAAACTAAATAA
- a CDS encoding Glu/Leu/Phe/Val dehydrogenase, with translation MIEVKTEEKIKEASIYGQITSLGHEQLVICYDEATGLKAIIGIHNTVLGPALGGTRMWNYTSEQEAITDVLRLSRGMTFKAAITGLNLGGGKAVIIGDPKLKNEAFLRRFGKFVQSLGGKYITAEDVNMKTSDMEYIAMETSHVTGLPEIKGGGGDPSPVTAYGAYLGMKAATKKAYGTDSLNGKKIAVQGIGQVGRHLIDHLVKEGAKVYITDIFEDRLKDVAQNTGAIVVAPDEIYDVDMDIYAPCALGATVNDDTLSRLKCQVISGAANNQLENEEKHGQILLDRGIVYAPDFLINAGGLINVYAEYLGGYNRELAYQQAEKIYDTCYAILNKSEKEQIPSQQAAIEMAWNRIQSISKVKSTY, from the coding sequence ATGATAGAGGTTAAAACGGAGGAAAAAATCAAAGAAGCATCCATATATGGACAAATCACTTCTTTGGGACACGAACAATTGGTCATCTGCTATGATGAAGCCACGGGTCTAAAAGCAATCATCGGTATCCACAACACTGTTTTGGGCCCGGCATTGGGCGGTACCAGGATGTGGAATTACACTTCCGAGCAGGAAGCCATTACCGACGTATTGAGACTTTCCAGAGGCATGACCTTCAAAGCAGCCATTACAGGACTTAACTTGGGAGGCGGTAAAGCGGTGATTATTGGCGACCCAAAACTTAAAAACGAAGCTTTCCTTAGAAGATTTGGTAAGTTTGTTCAAAGCTTGGGCGGAAAATACATTACTGCTGAAGATGTCAACATGAAGACGAGCGACATGGAGTATATCGCCATGGAGACTTCTCATGTAACCGGACTTCCTGAAATCAAAGGTGGTGGTGGAGACCCTTCTCCTGTAACTGCTTATGGTGCCTATTTAGGCATGAAAGCAGCTACTAAAAAAGCCTATGGAACTGACTCATTGAACGGAAAGAAAATCGCTGTTCAAGGAATCGGTCAGGTTGGAAGACACCTTATCGATCATTTGGTAAAAGAGGGAGCCAAAGTTTACATTACTGATATCTTTGAAGACAGATTGAAGGATGTAGCCCAAAATACCGGAGCTATAGTGGTAGCACCTGATGAAATCTATGATGTAGATATGGACATCTACGCTCCTTGTGCTCTTGGTGCCACAGTAAATGACGATACTTTGAGCAGACTAAAATGTCAAGTAATCTCTGGTGCAGCAAATAACCAGCTTGAAAACGAAGAAAAACATGGTCAGATTCTTTTGGATAGAGGGATCGTTTATGCGCCTGATTTCCTGATCAACGCTGGTGGATTAATCAACGTGTACGCTGAATACTTAGGCGGATACAACAGGGAACTAGCTTATCAGCAAGCTGAGAAAATCTATGACACTTGTTATGCTATCTTAAACAAGTCAGAGAAAGAGCAAATCCCATCTCAGCAAGCAGCCATCGAAATGGCATGGAACAGAATCCAAAGCATTAGTAAGGTAAAATCAACCTACTAA